One genomic window of Brevundimonas vesicularis includes the following:
- the nrdR gene encoding transcriptional regulator NrdR, with translation MKCPFCGHQDTQVKDSRPSDDGSAIRRRRSCPNCNGRFTTFERVQLRELVILKRNGRRTPFDRDKLERSLGVALRKRPVQADQVEQMVNRIVRQLESLGETEIPSSTVGDFIMKALKGVDEVAYVRYASVYKDFRHTGDFAKFLGDEGFDEPSGKA, from the coding sequence ATGAAGTGCCCTTTTTGCGGTCATCAGGACACTCAGGTGAAAGACAGCCGGCCGTCGGACGACGGCTCGGCCATTCGACGCCGCCGGTCCTGCCCGAACTGCAACGGGCGCTTCACAACGTTTGAGCGGGTGCAGTTGCGCGAACTGGTTATCCTGAAACGCAATGGACGGCGCACGCCCTTCGATCGCGACAAGCTGGAACGCTCGCTGGGCGTGGCGCTGCGCAAACGCCCGGTCCAGGCCGATCAGGTCGAGCAGATGGTCAATCGGATCGTCCGCCAGTTGGAAAGCCTGGGCGAGACCGAAATCCCGTCCAGCACGGTCGGCGACTTCATCATGAAGGCGCTGAAGGGCGTGGATGAGGTCGCCTATGTCCGCTACGCCTCGGTCTACAAGGATTTCCGCCATACCGGCGACTTCGCCAAATTCCTGGGCGACGAAGGGTTCGACGAACCGTCCGGCAAGGCCTGA
- a CDS encoding RibD family protein, which produces MRVTLKLATSLDGRIATASGESQWITGEAARLEGHRLRAAHDAILVGVETVLHDDPGLTARLPGRSVDQPLRVVLDSRLRTPQAAKVAGENALILTAAEPRTIGAAKVVQVAAKDGRPTIPAVLKALEAAGATSLLIEGGGQVAASFLRADAVDALEWFRAPILLGGEGRPCVAALALAKLADAPKFRRLGVEPVGDDLWERYARLTPSN; this is translated from the coding sequence ATGCGGGTCACGCTGAAACTGGCGACCTCCCTGGACGGGCGAATCGCCACGGCCTCGGGCGAGAGCCAGTGGATCACCGGCGAAGCGGCGCGGCTCGAGGGTCACCGTTTGCGCGCCGCCCACGACGCCATCCTGGTCGGTGTCGAGACGGTCCTGCACGACGACCCCGGACTGACCGCCCGCCTGCCGGGCCGCAGCGTGGACCAGCCCCTGCGCGTCGTGCTGGACAGTCGGCTGCGAACACCGCAGGCGGCGAAGGTCGCCGGCGAAAACGCCCTGATCCTGACCGCTGCGGAGCCACGCACGATCGGCGCCGCCAAGGTGGTGCAGGTCGCCGCCAAAGACGGTCGTCCGACCATCCCGGCCGTGCTGAAAGCCTTGGAAGCCGCCGGCGCAACGTCGCTTCTGATCGAAGGCGGCGGTCAGGTCGCGGCATCCTTCCTGCGCGCCGACGCCGTCGATGCGCTGGAGTGGTTTCGCGCCCCGATCCTGCTGGGCGGGGAAGGGCGGCCCTGCGTCGCCGCCCTGGCTCTTGCAAAGCTGGCCGACGCCCCCAAGTTCCGTCGCCTGGGCGTCGAGCCCGTCGGGGACGATCTGTGGGAACGCTACGCCCGTCTGACGCCGTCCAATTAG
- the ribB gene encoding 3,4-dihydroxy-2-butanone-4-phosphate synthase — translation MQAQAANMNDSPISPIEDILEDARNGRPYILVDAEDRENEGDIIIPAQFATPDQINFMIRQARGLVCLALTAERAQQLRLPPMAADNRESMKTAFTVSIEAKDGVTTGISAADRSRTIHVATDASKGMDDIVSPGHIFPLVARDGGVLVRAGHTEAAVDISRMAGLTPAGVICEIIKDDGEMARMPDLVAFAQLHGLKIGTIADLIAYRRRTERFVERIMDTPFESVHGGPFRLMLYKNTIEGAEHVALVKGRIDPAKPTLVRMHQVDFACDLLGHVEARQDYVPSALKQITNHDGPGVVVFLRDPSLTSLAERLAGADKPAAMDRSLRAYGVGAQILLDLGVRDMIVMSSTRPEPTALEGYGLRIVGWRDMDGETKA, via the coding sequence ATGCAAGCCCAGGCCGCGAACATGAACGACAGCCCCATCAGTCCCATCGAGGACATTCTGGAAGACGCCCGTAACGGCCGTCCCTACATCCTGGTGGACGCCGAGGATCGCGAGAACGAGGGGGACATCATCATCCCCGCCCAGTTCGCGACGCCGGATCAGATCAACTTCATGATCCGCCAGGCGCGCGGGCTGGTGTGCCTGGCCCTGACGGCCGAGCGCGCCCAGCAACTGCGTTTGCCGCCAATGGCCGCCGACAACCGCGAGAGCATGAAGACCGCCTTCACCGTCTCGATCGAGGCCAAGGACGGCGTCACCACCGGCATCTCGGCCGCCGACCGCTCGCGCACCATTCATGTGGCGACCGACGCGTCAAAGGGCATGGACGACATCGTCTCGCCGGGCCACATCTTCCCGCTGGTGGCGCGCGACGGTGGCGTGCTGGTCCGCGCCGGCCACACCGAGGCGGCGGTGGATATCAGCCGCATGGCCGGCCTGACGCCCGCCGGGGTGATCTGCGAGATCATCAAGGACGACGGCGAGATGGCGCGGATGCCCGATCTGGTCGCCTTCGCCCAGTTGCATGGGCTAAAGATCGGCACCATCGCCGACCTGATCGCCTATCGCCGCCGCACCGAACGCTTCGTCGAGCGGATCATGGATACGCCGTTCGAAAGCGTCCACGGCGGACCGTTCCGCCTGATGCTGTACAAGAACACCATCGAGGGCGCCGAGCATGTGGCCCTGGTCAAGGGGCGCATCGATCCGGCCAAACCGACCTTGGTGCGGATGCACCAGGTGGACTTTGCCTGCGACCTGCTGGGCCACGTCGAGGCGCGCCAGGACTATGTGCCCAGCGCCCTGAAACAGATCACCAACCATGACGGCCCCGGCGTCGTCGTCTTCCTGCGCGATCCGTCGCTGACCTCGCTGGCCGAACGGCTGGCGGGCGCGGACAAGCCGGCGGCGATGGATCGATCGCTGCGCGCCTATGGCGTGGGGGCCCAGATCCTGCTGGACCTGGGTGTCAGGGATATGATCGTGATGAGTTCGACGCGACCCGAACCGACGGCGCTGGAAGGCTACGGCCTGCGCATCGTCGGCTGGCGTGACA
- a CDS encoding riboflavin synthase, with the protein MFTGIVTDIGRVREVRETDRDRRYEIETAWNIDGIDLGASISHAGCCLTVTEKGPGWFAVEVSNETLSKTTLGAWKTGDGVNLERAAKLGDEMGGHVVSGHVDGLGRVVSITPEGGSHRIEVEAPAPLHRYIAAKGSITVDGVSLTVNAVEGQVFSLNIIPHTWDVTTLGRLKVGDPVNLEIDMLARYLARWQETA; encoded by the coding sequence ATGTTCACCGGCATCGTCACCGACATCGGCCGCGTCCGCGAGGTCCGCGAGACCGATCGCGACCGCCGTTACGAGATCGAGACCGCCTGGAACATCGACGGCATCGACTTGGGCGCCTCCATCAGCCACGCGGGCTGCTGCCTGACGGTGACCGAAAAAGGCCCCGGTTGGTTCGCTGTCGAGGTGTCGAACGAGACCCTGTCCAAGACCACCCTGGGCGCCTGGAAGACAGGCGACGGCGTCAATCTGGAGCGGGCCGCCAAGCTGGGCGACGAGATGGGCGGCCATGTCGTGTCCGGCCACGTTGACGGTCTTGGTCGGGTGGTTTCGATCACGCCCGAAGGCGGATCGCACCGGATCGAGGTCGAGGCCCCCGCGCCCCTGCATCGCTATATCGCCGCCAAGGGCTCGATCACGGTCGACGGGGTGTCTCTGACCGTAAACGCCGTCGAGGGTCAGGTCTTTTCGCTGAACATCATCCCGCACACTTGGGACGTGACGACCTTGGGGCGCTTGAAAGTGGGCGATCCCGTCAATCTGGAGATCGACATGCTGGCGCGATACCTCGCGCGGTGGCAGGAGACCGCGTGA